The genomic interval CATAGTCACTGTTCCTGGATTAGAGCGGACAGGGATATTCCTTGTGGGGGATCTGGTTGTGCAGAACACCGTATATCCTCTAAATTTAGAACGACCAAATACCCCGCGGGCTATGGGATGTTTATAGGTCGTCGTGATGTGCTGTATGTCAACAACAGTAACCAAGATGGCCTCTCTGCGTACAACAAGACTCTGAGTCGGATCACGTCTGCGTTCGGTTGACTTTGAGCGTGTGCGCGTGTTATGTATTTCTCAAAGACTGTGGCGGACAGCCAGCCATATCCCCCTCCTCAGCCCCGGGGGGTCCCGCGTGACCTACAGCTGCTCAGTGCCCACACGTGACAGTGACTCATGAGGGACTGTCGTTTAACACGGCTCACACAAACCTGTGTGGTGACAGGGGATCACATGACCGTCATGTCACCTTCCGTCTCTCGCCGTCAATCCCACAATCCACCAGGTCAACAGGGCCGAGAGGGAGGGACATGACAGGACGGTTCCGCTTAGTCTCTGACTTAAAGACACTCGACTGCCACTTTGTGTGCCTTTCTCTTTTTAGCTGCCTTGGATGTTGAAGCGGCTGATGATAGCACAAATCCAAAGTCCTGTTCAGAGCTCATTATTAAGGTCCCGGTGATCAcataaacacaatgaacacgCACACAGAACGTGATCCGAAAGACTGCAATTCCTCCCTGCCAGTACAGAAAAGTGACCCGACACAATTGCATACAAGTTGACACACTACAGACTTGCTACATATCGCAATAAAGGCATAACCCTAATCCTATCCCTAACCCATCCCCAAATAGGGATGAAGGAATACACCGCTGTCCATCTCTTCGCGTAGCCACGTTCGGTTTAAAGCTCTCAGAATGTGTTAATTGAGGAGAATGATCTAGTAACCACTGCTGTGGATGATGTGTTTAGAGAGCCAGAGTGGTTGCATGGGGCCGAGCTGGCAGTTGGGCTGCCAGGGCAGGGAACAGGGGCCCCCCTTTCAAACAGAAGCAGGTCAGGCAAGGCACGAATGCCACTCACTGAGCTACCCTCAATAGAAAAGCAACTCTTGAGGCTCCACTCGGATGTTACGTTATATTTACAACATTGAGTCTGGAAAGATAAAAATGCTATGTATAAAAATGGGTAAAGATTATGGGCCGTGAAACCAAATGATCACACCTGTGTGTAGTGCATTAATGATCATTGCAGTCCTAGGTCATGCTGTTTTTCAGGGAGTTTGTACCACCTCAATActagtattttattttcacatcaaCTTATGGAGTGGGATAAACAGGAATGCTCTGAGCGTCTCTCAAAACACATCTTAACTGAAGTAGCATATATGAAACAGGTAGCAGAATTGGTTATGAATTATAATTTATCGGTGCTTGATAAGGCAGAAAACCAAGGATTTTGAAATAGTGTTTTGTTATCTTCACAAAACACTGCAATTGGACATATTGTATAAATCCAAcacaacaaataataaaatagtacCTCAACTCTTGGTTTAAATCATAGGAAACCTAAAACCATATTGTCTGTGTAATAGGAATTTTGCCAAACATGCAATTCAATATCAAGATTGTTTTTGACCTGGTACTTTAGCAAATGTGGACTCGACTGACATCTGGTGGTTGTatatggtatatatatatatatactcagcaaaaaaagaaacgtccctttttcaggactgtgtatttcaacaataatgttgtaaaaatccaaataactttacagatcttcattgtaaagggtttaaacaatgttttccatgcatgttcaattaaccataatcaattaattaacatgCACCTGTGGAATGGTCGTTAAGCTTACAGAGAGTAGGCATTTAAGGTCACAGTTCCAAAAACGCAGGACACTAAAGAGACTTGTCTACCGACTGTGAAAAACACCCAAAGAAAGATGCCCAGGGTCCCTGCTCATCTGCGTGAACGTGCATTAGGCATGCTGCAGGGAGGCATGAGGACTGCTGATGTGGCCAGGGCAATAAATTGCCATGTCCGCACTGTGAGACGCCTAAGACAGCgctacagggagacaggaaggacagctGATCATCCTTGCAGTGGAAGACCACGTGTAACAACACCTGCACAGGATCGGTACATCCAAATATCACACCTGCGTGACAGGTACAGGATGGCCACAACAACTGCCCGAGTCACACCAGGAACACACAATCCCTCCATCAGTGCTCAGACAGCAATAGGGTGAGAGAGGCTGAACTGAGGACTTGTAGGCCTGTTGTAAGGCAGGTCCTTACCAGACATCACAAGCAACAGCGCCGCATACTTTTGATTTTGAGCCTCCCTTCATTcagggacacatttctgttagtcacatgtctgtgaaacatttttagtttatgTCTTATGGTGTTGGTCTTTTAGTgttcataaaaatatttacacacattaagttgactgaaagtaaaaacagttgaaagtcagagggcgtttctttttttgctgagtatatatatatatatatatatatatatatatacatatacactcacctaaaggattattaggaacacctgttcaatttctcattaatgcaattatctaatcaaccaatcacatggcagttgaatgtcagaatgggaaagaaaggtgatttaagcaattttgagtgtggcatggttgttttcacagtatttcaaaatctgctcagttactgggattttcacacacaaccatttctagggtttacaaataatggtgtgaaaaggcaaaaacattcagtatgcggaagtcctgtgggcgaaaatgccttgttgatgctagaggtcagaggagaatgggctgactgattaaagctgatagaggagcaactttgactgaaataaccactcgttacaaccaaggtttgcagaaaagcatttgtgaagccacaacacgcacaaccttgaggcggatgggctacaacagcagaagaccccaccgggtaccactcatctcctctacaaataggaaaaagaggctacaatttgcacgagctcaccaaaattggacagttgaagactggaagaatgttgcctggtctgaagagtctcgatttctgttgagacattcaggtggtagagtcagaatttggcgtaaacagaatgagaacatggatccatcatgccttgttaccactgtgcaggctgatggtggtggtggtgtaatggtgtgggggatgttttcttggcacactttaggccccttagtgccaattgggcatcgtttaaatgccacggcctacctgagcattgtttctgaccatgtccatccctttatgaccaccatgtaccatcctctgatggctacttccagcaggataatgcaccatgtcacaaagctcaaataatttcaaattggtttcttgaacttgacaatgagttcactgtactgacatggcccccacagtcaccagatctcaacccaatagagcatctttgggatgtggtggaacgggagctttgtgccctggatgtgcatcccacaaatctccatcaactgcaagatactatcctatcaatatgggccaacatttctagagaatgctttcagcaccttgctgaatcaatgccacgtagaattaaggcagttctgaaggcgaaagggggtcaaacacagtattactatggtgttcctaataatcctttaggtgagtgtatatacacacacacacacacacacttttgggTCATTCAAGTTATTTTTGTCAAAATCTCCTCTTGGATCGAGATTACAATCTGTTCTTATATATCATGTATTTGGCTATTACGAATAGCCTACGTAGTATGTACTATGTATAGCAGCACACAGAAGAGCAAATTGCTTGCCAATACGCCTTTCTGATATCTTGGAATGCTGAAGCTAAACAGCAGTCTGGTTAAAAACATAACAGACAACATAGGAATAGTTCAGTGGTTACAATGAAAAAGGTGGTCGGTTTGATACCCGCAGGGCCACTCATACATACATTGTTTGCAGGCATATCTTTAGATGACTTTGCATTAAAGCATTACCTTAAATGCATTAcctaaacatattttataatgGCGTTGAGGACAAGGCAGGTTGCGGATTAGGCTCCTGGGGGGCCTGCTGGTCGGGGTACAGGACTGATGGGTGCCCCAAGGGCTGATGGGAGATGTAGGAGATGGGCTCGGTATACTGGAGCTCCTCCCCTGGGTCCGGAGCAGGATCGCAGTCCTCCGCACTGAGCACCATCTCATCCAGATCTGTTCCTTTCACCTCCCTGTCCCGGGGTCCACAGAACGTCCGGAGTACGGCTTGAACCTGCGGAACCTCCAGGGCTGTCTCCTGGAACGTCAGAATCATCACAATCCCCAGGATTAAGTAGCCTGCAGAGGAAAAGAGGCAGACGTACGACACGGACGCCGTCCATTAGATCACAACAAGGAGGACAAGGGGCAGACGTACGACACGGACGCCGTCAAATTAGATCACAACAAGGAGGACAAGAGGCAGACGTACGACACGGACGCCGTCGCATTAGATCACAACAAGGAGGACAAGAGGCAGACGTACGACACGGACGCCGTCGCATTAGATCACAACAAGGAGGACAAGAGGCAGACGTACGACACGGACGCCGTCGCATTAGATCACAACAAGGAGGACAAGAGGCAGACGTACGACACGGACGCCGTCCATTAGATCACAACAAGGAGGGCAAGGGGCAGACATACGACACGGACGCCGTCGCATTAGATCACAACAAGGAGGACAAGGGGCAGACGTACGACACGGACGCCGTCGCATTAGATCACAACAAGGAGGACAAGGGACAGACGTACGACACGGCACGCCGTCGCATTAGATCACAACAAGGAGGACAAGGGACAGACGTACGACACGGACGCCGTCCATTAGATCACAACAAGGAGGACAAGGGACAGACGTACGACACGGACGCCGTCGCATTAGATCACAACAAGGAGGACAAGGGACAGACGTACGACACGGACGCCGTCAAATTAGATCACAACAAGGAGGACAAGGGACAGACGTACGACACGCCGTCAAATTAGATCACAACAAGGAGGACAAGAGGCAGACGTACGACACGGACGACGTCGCATTAGATCACTACAAGGAGGACAAGGGGCAGACGTACGACACGGACGCCATCAAATTAGATCACAACAAGGAGGACAAGAGGCAGACGTACGACACGGACGACGTCGCATTAGATCACAACAAGGAGGACAAGGGGCAGACGTACGACACGGACGCCATCGCATTAGATCACAACAAGGAGGACAAGGGGCAGACGTACGACACGGACGCCGTCGCATTAGATCACAACAAGGAGGACAAGGGGCAGACGTACGACACAGACGCCGTCGCATTAGATCACAACAAGGAGGACAAGGGGCAGACGTACGACACGGACGCCGTCGCATTAGATCACAACAAGGAGGACAAGGGACAGACGTACGACACGGCACGCCGTCGCATTAGATCACAACAAGGAGGACAAGGGACAGACGTACGACACGGACGCCGTCCATTAGATCACAACAAGGAGGACAAGGGACAGACGTACGACACGGACGCCGTCGCATTAGATCACAACAAGGAGGACAAGGGACAGACGTACGACACGGACGCCGTCAAATTAGATCACAACAAGGAGGACAAGGGACAGACGTACGACACGCCGTCAAATTAGATCACAACAAGGAGGACAAGAGGCAGACGTACGACACGGACGACGTCGCATTAGATCACTACAAGGAGGACAAGGGGCAGACGTACGACACGGACGCCATCAAATTAGATCACAACAAGGAGGACAAGAGGCAGACGTACGACACGGACGACGTCGCATTAGATCACAACAAGGAGGACAAGGGGCAGACGTACGACACGGACGCCATCGCATTAGATCACAACAAGGAGGACAAGGGGCAGACGTACGACACGGACGCCGTCGCATTAGATCACAACAAGGAGGACAAGGGGCAGACGTACGACACAGACGCCGTCGCATTAGATCACAACAAGGAGGACAAGGGGCAGACGTACGACACGGACGCCGTCGCATTAGATCACAACAAGGAGGACAACAGGCAGATGTACGACACGGACGCTGTCGCATTAGATCACAACAAGGAGGACAAGGGGCAGACGTACGACACAGACGCCGTCGCATTAGATCACAACAAGGAGGACAAGGGGCAGACGTACGACATGGACGCCGTTGCATTAGATCACAACAAGGAGGACAACAGGCAGATGTACGACACGGACGCCGTCCATTAGATCACAACAAGGGGACAAGAGGGGGAAGGAAGGTATAAAGCTTGTCGGGAGGACCAACAGTATTTGGGTCAATTCCACTTTCATTCCGATTACCGAAAGTCTGAAAAGGACACCAAAAAAAACCAGGGCTGAAATCGAATTGACCCCCAACCCCGCTACGGCGACTCTCACAGGTGGTGAAGAACTCCAAGCCCTCCTGGGCCTCCTCGCTGTGCTCCCTCCCCAGCAGGTAGTTGCCCTCACCGACGGTGCTGAGCGTCATCACGCAGAAGAACAGCGCATCCAGGAAGATCCACCCGGGCACCAGGTAGCAGAGGATGACAGCGGGCAGCAGGAGGAGGACCATGACCATGACCAGGCCGAGGAGGCTGACGTGGAGCAGCGCTGCCTGGCGGCGGGGTAGGCCCCAGTGGGTCTGGAGGTGACGCACCGGACCGCGGGTCACCACGGGCAGCAGGAGGTCAGACAGGCAGGACAGGACAAACAGGGTGAGCGGGATGCCCAGCAGGCTGTAGAATACACAGAACAGCTTAGCGCCGTCTGTTAGGGGATTGGAGTCGCTGTAACCTGGGAGGGGACGGCCAGGAGAAAGAGGAAATGTGTTTGGCTTCTACCTTCAGGTGGACAACAAGTAACCATAAATGATGTGTGTTTATGATTTAGGTGAGTGGTTTTGGTGCATGTaatgtcatgtgaaaaagtaagtaaacCCCCAGGAAGGTGTGGACATATGGATATGCAAATATATTTGACAAATAGAGAGAATCTAACTTAAGTGACACTGAAAGCTTTGCAATCATTCACTcataaaaatatacagaaatgcatttttataGTGCAGAGAAATATTCACACCCCTtgcttcaatagctggtgtttGGCTGAAATTGTCTATTATTCTCTTACTGTACATCGATATTAACGATTTTTTtacttcaactgtgtcatgttgtTCTTCAAGTACCCcatttcaataggattgagatctgggctttgactctgcCATTACATAAAACTTCACGATAATGCTTTGATTCTAATTTAAGCCATTTTTATGTGATAGTAAAGATAGGGGTGTACTATTTTTTCTGCATGAGGAAATTGAATATGTTTGACATAATTATTGGAATTCAGCATAAATATCCATGTGTGCAAAtaagaagaaaaaagacaacCCAGGGGGTGTACATACTTTTTAACATAACTAAGGGGGATACCCAAGTCCCCACAAACAtaggaaaacctgaaagatTCCCCACAATGTTAAGGTTTTAACTTAATAACCAACTTCTTGCTCGTGGCAAACGTTAACAAATGctcaaatacattatatttgatAGGCTCAATTTGTGATATTTGTTCCGATATAATTGAaatcactgtttaaataaaaaacgcTAAACTTCTACAAcgcatattttaaaatataagcTCTTCTCACCACTGGTAGCCAAAATATTAACCACAAAGAAGACAGACGAGGTGAAATCCCAGCTCCATTTATTTTCGCCTGCGTGCAGTATAGCAACATTCCGATAACCATTAGCGTAGACTTTTTTAAGGAATATATCCAGACCGCCCTCCTGCACGCATCGGTTTTCTCTCAGAAAACGCCGTCGGACCTCGAGGACCTGTGCCTGGAACTGGTTCCCCTGGGGCTGCTCGATGGCCATGAATAGCAGACTACCGAAAATCGTGAAGAGAACATAGACGAGGAGCAGGAACCAGAATGCATGGCTCTGACAGAACCTCTGGAAGGACTCGACCCAAAGGACCATAGTTGTTTGTCTGACCGACCTTGCTTCGTGTGGCACAAAGGTAACCACATACCTGCTCAGGTGagcaatatttaaataattaaacagaTAATTTAAGCAACTGTCCACAATGAAACCGGTCAACGGAAGCTTCGTCGAATACGTCAATTCGGAAAATCGAATACAGTTCGTCAAGTTCGATTTTCAAAGTGTAAATAATGAGTAATTAAATTAAAGAATGTGCGTGTTAACTATATCCATGACGGTCAACCCATCGAAATAGCTTGATAAACATTATAGCCTTCTGTACAGCAAGGACTCCGAAGCACCCTAAATACCGCGGCTGGGAAACCTATACAGCAAAATGACATCAGTATCCTTTTGCCATCTAGGAAACgtgttaaataaacatgtcCCAACGCCGAGGGTGTAGACCGTTTGGCGCTCAATGTTTAGGGAGAGGCATCTGACCGGCAGGCCTAACCGAAAGGTTGCTGTATATAGACTAAATCCCGAAACAGCGAGTAGAACATCTGtagttctgtccctgagcaacgCAGGGGACCCTTAATTGCTTTTGGGTCATTGATGTAAAGGAGAACGTGTTCTCAGGCAGTGGTGAAGGTGAGAGAACCGACGCGCCATCCCTTAAATACAGCCCAAAAGCCGGCAACGTGGTGACGATATGTGTCACAACTTCACTTCCGCTGtgaatatttttgtttggtATTTTAAGGCCTTGTAGGCAAGAACCAGTTACAGTCTATTGATGTTCCCCATTTGTACTCAACTTTCAAATAATTCAAACAATGATCGAAAAGGTACACAGCTCAGAATCCAAAAAGAAAAACTTCAGAGATTTGGCTTGGCATTAAGTCGGCATTCTCGTGCTaaccaaaacaaattcatataaaaGCAAAGACATTCTTGACATAAAACAATTAATAGAAATAAACTTCAGATTAAGTTGTTTAGTGTGTAGGATAATTATATTGACGCTTGTTATCGACAaaacatatcagtctacaaGATCAAAATTATTTCCTCTACTTGGGCTGTTGAATAGCATAGAGTATGACATGGCCAGCAATAATATCCTCTTCTATCTAAACAGCTATAGGCTACATCAAATACTTCAAAAAACTATAGTGCATAATCATTGAAGAACAATGTTAATGATTTTTATTCATTACATAAGAAGTATCGTTTGTAAGAAACATTTCCCAGGAAAACACCATCACAGATATGTGGGATATGTACCAGGGCAACAGAGAACTCATGAAATCAATATAAGAGAATTAAAGCAATATCCTGCAATTCTAGAGGCTCAACGCGTTGTTCAGTTGTTATGcttaatattattatataacaATATTAGAATATGTAACATtgacatgtgtatatataaataatcaAAGTATAAGGAAGAACGTTTCCCTAGTTTGTGAAACCGTCTCCTATGAAATAGGGTTTACCATAGGTTAATGTCATGAATCATACTGAATGTAAATATGCATCCCCTTGTTATCCTAATGTAGTCACATGGAATCAAATGTGGCAAATGGATATGAAAGACAGTGCGTGAGCTCCAAACAGTTACCCACTACAAGAAATGCCTACTGTTACCATAATTCTTGGGGGAAAACATCACACAGGATGAGCAGATGACCCTGAGGCGTGTGCTAGAGAACACACTGTTCTACGCTGTTGTCTCACATGAAGTCAAGCATTCAGATGAAAGCAACATTCTATAGACGTGGATTTTCATTGGATTTTCAAGAACTGCAGCCCAGTTCCTGCAGGCAAGACAGTTTGAAGTTGTCAAACTAGCTTTATACCCTCTGTCCCTTCAGCTTGGAGGTGGTGTTGAGTCAGTCTCTCCAACGAGGCTCCAGTTAAATCCCATCCAGCCTAACTTGCCTATTCCCTAATCCAGAGGTAGGTAACGTTGTTCCCGGAGGACTAAAACATTCTGGCTTTCATCCTCTCCTACTAATCCGGGACCAATTCAGACCCGagacaacaggtgaaaacaTCCGGCAGGTGAAAACATCCGGCAGGTGGTTAATCCAGCCGAACTGGAGTTGCCCGCCTCATCCGTGGCCTCCCTCTTCACACGAGCGCGTATGGCGAGGGAGGAGATCGGACTCTGCTAGTAGAACTGACCACCGCAGTGGCATCAGCCGGTCCCCGAGGCCTCGACCATTAGTCCCTATTTCGTCTCCCTTTTAGAGGGGCAGGTGGAGGGAGTAGTGGGAGCAGGTCCATCGGCGCAACGGCTTGCCCACCCTGCCGATGACGGGCAGCTTGTGGGCGTAGGTGCGCGGTGGGGCGGAGGACGGGGGCGGGGCGGGGCTGAAGCTGGTCTGGAAGCGACGCCCCTGGCAGCGCCGACCCGTCTGACGGCCACCGATGAGGAAGGAGAACGCGGGGGGACCCGCCTGGGGTGGGGGGAAACGGGCCTTGGGGAAGACGTCGCGGGACGGACCTACCGAGCGCTGGCCCGGCCGGGAGGAAGAGTTTCGGCGCTGgatggatgaggaagaggaggaacgAGCCAGGGCTCTAAATGGAGGGAATAAAGAGGAGGTGAATAGGACCGTGTTAGTTACAGCAGCGGTTACATTCCAGCGGTACACTGTCGTCATCCTCCTAAAGGTGTGGGGCGTTTGGCGTCCGTCTGGTTGTCAGCCGGCATCCAGTTTGTCTAAGGTGTGGTTCACACAGGCTGCCGATAGATGGCCGCTCCGGTCACACCATCAATAACAAGTCTTAACACTGATATGTGTTGACAGTTAAGAAATTCCAAGTAGTTTCTTTTCTGTCTGACAGTTCACCAAACCGTAGGACGTTATCGGTTTGCAAATGTGAGtgtaatgtataaaaaaaaaaaatacaaataaatgaa from Esox lucius isolate fEsoLuc1 chromosome 24, fEsoLuc1.pri, whole genome shotgun sequence carries:
- the LOC109615070 gene encoding potassium channel subfamily K member 1, whose product is MVLWVESFQRFCQSHAFWFLLLVYVLFTIFGSLLFMAIEQPQGNQFQAQVLEVRRRFLRENRCVQEGGLDIFLKKVYANGYRNVAILHAGENKWSWDFTSSVFFVVNILATSGYSDSNPLTDGAKLFCVFYSLLGIPLTLFVLSCLSDLLLPVVTRGPVRHLQTHWGLPRRQAALLHVSLLGLVMVMVLLLLPAVILCYLVPGWIFLDALFFCVMTLSTVGEGNYLLGREHSEEAQEGLEFFTTCYLILGIVMILTFQETALEVPQVQAVLRTFCGPRDREVKGTDLDEMVLSAEDCDPAPDPGEELQYTEPISYISHQPLGHPSVLYPDQQAPQEPNPQPALSSTPL